One region of Chryseobacterium sp. C-71 genomic DNA includes:
- a CDS encoding pseudouridine synthase, with protein MEKKYSKVEKEPFVSNKGEEKKSFGSKRGGVRSTNTRDKYERGSLKYGRRPGSETDRDDDRARSFVQKRRFKKVEKDVHKDTIRLNKYIANSGICSRREADDLIVQGLVEVNGKVVTEMGYQVEKTDKVVFDGQGITPEKPVYVLLNKPKGYISTTKDDKARKTVMDLVANASPYRLFPVGRLDRSTTGVILLTNDGHMTKKLTHPSFDSKKIYHVTLDKKLTNEDMKLIAEGIRLEEGIAVVDQISFIEGKPRNEIGMEISIGWNRLIRRIFQRLGYEVEALDRVMFAGMTKKNIKRGHWRILTDLEVNNLKML; from the coding sequence ATGGAAAAGAAATACTCAAAAGTTGAAAAAGAACCATTTGTATCCAACAAGGGTGAAGAAAAAAAATCTTTTGGATCTAAAAGGGGTGGTGTAAGAAGTACCAATACCAGAGATAAATACGAAAGAGGAAGCTTAAAATATGGAAGAAGACCTGGCAGCGAGACTGACAGAGATGATGACAGAGCAAGATCTTTTGTACAGAAAAGAAGATTCAAGAAAGTTGAAAAAGATGTTCATAAAGACACGATTCGTCTTAACAAATACATCGCAAACTCAGGAATTTGCAGCAGGAGAGAAGCGGATGACTTAATCGTTCAAGGATTGGTAGAAGTCAACGGAAAGGTAGTTACCGAAATGGGATATCAGGTTGAGAAAACAGATAAAGTAGTTTTTGACGGACAGGGTATTACTCCGGAAAAACCAGTTTATGTACTTTTGAATAAGCCAAAAGGATATATTTCTACAACCAAAGATGACAAAGCAAGAAAAACCGTGATGGATTTGGTTGCCAATGCATCACCATATCGTCTGTTCCCGGTGGGAAGATTAGACCGTTCTACAACGGGAGTTATTCTTTTGACCAATGACGGACACATGACGAAGAAACTGACGCACCCATCTTTTGATTCTAAAAAAATCTATCATGTCACTTTGGATAAGAAATTAACCAATGAAGACATGAAGCTGATTGCGGAAGGTATTCGCTTGGAAGAAGGTATTGCAGTGGTAGATCAAATTTCGTTCATCGAAGGGAAACCAAGAAATGAAATTGGAATGGAAATCAGCATCGGCTGGAACCGTCTTATCAGAAGAATTTTCCAAAGATTAGGATACGAGGTGGAAGCATTAGACAGAGTAATGTTTGCAGGAATGACGAAGAAAAACATCAAAAGAGGACATTGGAGAATCCTTACAGATTTGGAAGTGAATAACTTGAAAATGCTTTAA
- a CDS encoding glycoside hydrolase family 30 beta sandwich domain-containing protein: protein MKKLVVSCFVMGAFFNANAQNYWKKNAGKSAKVILTNSKTNEKMVDKGTVKFEKMAQPKETDACIFVDPDFKYQKLIGIGGAITDASAETFYKLPKNKQKEIIEAYYGKNGLGYTVVRTNMNSCDFSSDSYTYVTENDKSLKSFNVAHDEKFKIPMIKEAQKAIGKDFTFYFSPWSPPAWMKSNKNMLKGGRLENTFYQTWADYYVKFISEYEKRGINVWGLTIQNEPMATQTWESCIYTAEEEGEFLKNNLGPTLWKNGFKDKKVMIWDHNRDLIYQRATTTLSDTETSKYAHGIGYHWYETWNNKTQLFDNLSETQRAFPDKFLAFTEGCKEQFDMSKIYDVKLGELYGRNMINDFNKGTALWTDWNVLLDETGGPNHVGNFCFAPIIADTKTGEVHYTYEYYYVGHVSKYIKPNAQRIGTSSNRAALTSTTFMNENGQLVTVIMNDSDNDIDTNLWIEGMSAKLSAPAHSIQTVIL, encoded by the coding sequence ATGAAGAAACTAGTAGTAAGTTGTTTTGTAATGGGAGCTTTTTTTAATGCAAACGCACAAAATTACTGGAAAAAAAATGCAGGAAAATCTGCAAAAGTAATTCTCACCAATTCTAAGACCAACGAAAAAATGGTTGATAAAGGAACGGTGAAGTTCGAAAAAATGGCTCAGCCAAAAGAAACTGATGCCTGTATTTTTGTAGATCCGGATTTTAAGTATCAAAAATTAATAGGAATCGGTGGTGCTATTACTGATGCATCTGCCGAAACTTTTTATAAACTTCCAAAAAATAAACAGAAAGAAATCATTGAAGCTTACTACGGGAAAAACGGTTTGGGATATACCGTTGTTCGTACCAATATGAACTCATGTGACTTCTCCAGCGATTCCTATACCTACGTTACGGAAAATGATAAATCTTTAAAATCATTCAACGTTGCGCATGATGAGAAGTTTAAAATTCCGATGATTAAGGAAGCTCAAAAGGCAATTGGAAAAGATTTTACTTTCTACTTTTCTCCTTGGAGTCCACCAGCTTGGATGAAATCTAATAAAAATATGTTGAAAGGTGGAAGACTGGAAAATACTTTCTACCAAACCTGGGCTGATTATTATGTGAAATTCATCAGCGAATACGAAAAAAGAGGAATTAATGTTTGGGGATTGACTATTCAGAACGAGCCGATGGCAACACAAACTTGGGAATCTTGTATTTATACTGCTGAAGAAGAAGGAGAGTTTCTTAAAAATAATTTAGGGCCAACGCTTTGGAAAAACGGCTTTAAAGATAAAAAAGTAATGATTTGGGATCACAATCGTGATTTAATTTACCAAAGAGCGACCACAACACTAAGCGATACCGAAACTTCAAAATATGCGCATGGAATCGGCTATCACTGGTACGAAACATGGAATAACAAGACGCAGCTTTTTGATAATTTATCGGAAACACAGAGAGCTTTTCCGGATAAGTTTTTAGCATTTACAGAAGGTTGTAAAGAGCAATTTGATATGTCTAAAATTTATGACGTAAAATTGGGCGAATTATACGGAAGAAATATGATCAACGATTTCAACAAAGGAACGGCTTTATGGACAGACTGGAATGTTCTTCTTGATGAAACAGGCGGTCCAAATCACGTTGGAAATTTTTGTTTTGCACCGATCATCGCAGATACAAAAACGGGTGAAGTTCATTATACTTATGAATATTATTATGTTGGACACGTTTCGAAATACATTAAGCCAAATGCTCAGAGAATCGGAACTTCATCGAACAGAGCAGCTCTTACTTCTACAACTTTCATGAATGAAAACGGACAATTGGTAACCGTCATCATGAATGATTCTGATAACGATATCGACACCAATCTTTGGATCGAAGGAATGTCTGCAAAATTATCTGCACCTGCACATTCTATACAGACCGTAATTTTATAG
- the aroB gene encoding 3-dehydroquinate synthase, translated as MITFLDQNFSQLNDFITQNTFSKIFILVDENTHEYCLPVLLGNLETEISFEILEVEPGEEMKNIQTVTQLWEILTEMQADRKALIINVGGGVITDMGGFIACTYKRGIQFINIPTTLLSMCDASIGGKTGIDLMHYKNMVGTFSFPEQIFVYPQFLETLPYKELRSGFAEMLKHGLIADKAHWENLIQIQKLDVEGIFPHIQTSMDIKQEVVDKDFHEKNVRKTLNFGHTIGHAIESLCLEKENPILHGEAVALGMICETHLSYLEGLISIEDSELIIENIQKYYSFIDLSEFKDDDIFRLLLNDKKNTDTKINFSLLSGIGSCIFDHECKTQNIQKSLDFYRKLSDF; from the coding sequence ATGATTACTTTTTTAGACCAAAATTTTTCTCAGCTCAACGATTTTATTACCCAAAACACATTCAGCAAAATATTTATTCTTGTAGACGAAAATACGCATGAATATTGTCTTCCTGTACTTCTGGGGAATTTGGAAACAGAAATCAGTTTTGAAATTCTGGAAGTTGAGCCTGGCGAGGAAATGAAAAACATTCAGACGGTCACTCAATTGTGGGAAATTTTAACTGAAATGCAGGCTGACCGAAAAGCTCTGATCATCAATGTTGGCGGCGGCGTGATTACTGATATGGGTGGTTTTATTGCTTGTACTTATAAAAGAGGGATTCAGTTTATCAATATTCCTACTACTCTTCTATCCATGTGTGATGCTTCTATCGGCGGAAAAACCGGTATTGATCTGATGCATTATAAAAATATGGTAGGAACCTTTAGTTTTCCGGAGCAGATTTTTGTGTATCCTCAATTTTTAGAAACGCTTCCTTATAAAGAACTTCGAAGCGGCTTTGCTGAAATGCTGAAACATGGTTTGATTGCAGACAAAGCTCATTGGGAAAATTTAATTCAGATTCAGAAATTAGACGTTGAAGGTATTTTTCCACACATTCAGACTTCAATGGATATTAAGCAGGAGGTTGTAGACAAAGATTTTCACGAGAAAAATGTAAGAAAAACCCTGAATTTTGGACATACGATTGGTCATGCAATAGAAAGCTTATGTTTAGAAAAAGAAAATCCTATTCTCCACGGTGAGGCTGTGGCACTTGGAATGATTTGCGAAACGCATCTTTCTTATCTGGAAGGTTTGATTTCAATAGAAGATTCAGAATTGATTATCGAAAATATTCAGAAATATTATTCATTTATAGATTTAAGTGAATTTAAAGATGACGATATTTTCAGATTATTACTAAATGATAAGAAGAATACAGACACGAAAATTAACTTTTCCTTACTTTCAGGAATTGGATCTTGTATTTTTGACCACGAATGCAAGACACAAAACATTCAAAAATCATTGGATTTTTATAGAAAACTGAGTGATTTTTAA
- a CDS encoding porin family protein, giving the protein MKKLILGLAITAGSLAFAQTTTTTTTTRSTSSSDVRFGVKGGMNVSSLSKDAGLEDQKSKIGFNAGIFATIPVAESFSIQPEVLYSQYGAKIESTDEFTVLGTTTRNVESYSTNLDYIAVPVMFQYNFVPNFYVEAGPEFGFLVGAKNKGDRTTTVTTGSNTSTSSASYSDKIDKDNLNTFNFGVGLGAGYYFTDNIGITARYVAGVTDVAKDRPNGSDAVRNNTFQVGLAYKF; this is encoded by the coding sequence ATGAAAAAGTTAATTTTAGGACTAGCAATTACAGCAGGTTCATTAGCATTCGCTCAGACAACTACAACTACTACAACAACAAGATCAACATCTTCATCAGATGTAAGATTCGGTGTTAAGGGTGGTATGAACGTTTCTTCTTTATCTAAAGATGCAGGTCTTGAAGACCAAAAATCAAAAATCGGTTTTAACGCTGGTATTTTTGCAACAATTCCGGTAGCAGAATCTTTTAGTATTCAGCCAGAGGTTTTGTATAGCCAGTATGGTGCTAAAATAGAAAGCACAGACGAATTTACAGTACTTGGTACAACAACTAGAAATGTTGAATCTTATTCAACAAATCTTGATTACATAGCAGTTCCTGTAATGTTCCAATATAATTTTGTACCAAACTTCTATGTTGAAGCAGGTCCTGAATTCGGATTTTTAGTAGGTGCTAAAAATAAAGGTGATAGAACTACTACCGTTACAACAGGTTCTAACACTTCTACATCATCAGCAAGTTATAGTGACAAAATTGATAAGGATAATTTAAATACATTCAATTTCGGAGTAGGTCTTGGTGCTGGTTATTATTTCACAGATAATATTGGTATCACAGCGAGATATGTTGCTGGTGTAACTGATGTTGCTAAAGACAGACCAAATGGTTCTGATGCTGTAAGAAACAATACTTTCCAAGTAGGTTTGGCTTACAAGTTCTAA
- the pncA gene encoding bifunctional nicotinamidase/pyrazinamidase — MKKALIIVDVQNDFCEGGALAVPGANEVIPYINLLMEENEYDQIVLTQDWHPANHKSFASNNNRKVGESIILNGVPQFMWPDHCVEGTFGAEFHKDLNREKVTHVIQKGKNTEIDAYSGFQDNNHFMKTGLDDFLKYHDIQLVEIVGLALDYCVKFTATDAVANGYVTCLHFNGTRAVNVKPDNGKDAVFEMIQKGVTVLG, encoded by the coding sequence ATGAAAAAAGCATTAATAATAGTCGATGTTCAGAATGATTTTTGTGAAGGCGGAGCTTTAGCTGTTCCAGGAGCAAACGAAGTAATTCCGTACATCAATCTTCTGATGGAAGAAAATGAATATGACCAAATTGTTCTGACGCAGGACTGGCATCCTGCCAACCATAAAAGTTTTGCAAGCAATAACAATAGAAAAGTTGGCGAAAGTATTATTTTAAACGGTGTTCCGCAGTTTATGTGGCCAGATCATTGTGTGGAAGGAACGTTCGGGGCAGAATTTCATAAAGATCTGAACAGAGAAAAAGTAACTCATGTAATTCAAAAAGGGAAAAATACTGAAATTGATGCTTACAGTGGTTTTCAGGATAACAATCACTTTATGAAAACCGGTTTGGATGACTTTTTAAAATATCACGATATTCAATTGGTTGAAATTGTTGGGCTGGCATTAGATTACTGTGTAAAATTCACCGCTACAGATGCTGTGGCAAACGGTTACGTAACTTGTCTTCATTTTAACGGAACCCGTGCTGTCAATGTAAAACCAGATAACGGTAAAGATGCTGTTTTTGAGATGATTCAGAAAGGGGTGACGGTTTTGGGGTAA
- the bglX gene encoding beta-glucosidase BglX — protein MKKLYFILAFTAFGLNAFGQKTIDQKVSELLSKMTLEEKVGQLVQYSGFEYATGPQNSNSASVLDEIKKGKVGSMLNVSGAEETRKFQELALKSRLKIPMLFGQDVIHGYRTTFPVNLGQAASWDLGLIEKSERIAATEASAYGIHWTFAPMVDIARDPRWGRVMEGSGEDTYLGTQIGLARIKGFQGKGLGNLDAIMACAKHFAAYGAAVGGRDYNSVDMSLRQLHETYLPPFKAAAEAGVATFMNSFNDINGIPATANKYILRDLLKDKWNYQGFVVSDWGSIGEMVPHGYAKDNREAAEKAINAGSDMDMESRAYMAELPNLVKEGKVDPKLIDDAARRILVKKFEMGLFDDPYRFSNEKRQKEQLNNQENRKFGREFGSKSIVLLKNQKNILPLSKSIKTVALIGPFGKETTANHGFWSVAFKDDNQRIVTQFDGIKNQLDKNSTLLYAKGANVDDQDKSMFAEAVETAKKADVVIMTLGEGHAMSGEAKSRSNLHFTGVQEDLLKEIAKTGKPIVLMINAGRPLVFDWAADNIPTIMYNWWLGTEAGNSIADVLFGTINPGGKLPMTFPRTEGQIPVYYNHYNTGRPAKNNTDRNYVSAYIDLDNDPKFPFGFGLSYTQFKYSDMNLSSTNLKGNQNLNINVKVSNTGNYDGEEVVQLYIRDLVGKVVRPVKELKGFQKVFIKKGESKTVNFTLTPENLKFYDDQLNFDWEGGEFDIMVGTDSQNVQTKRINWSK, from the coding sequence ATGAAAAAACTTTATTTCATACTAGCATTTACCGCATTTGGACTTAATGCCTTTGGACAAAAAACAATTGACCAGAAAGTTTCTGAGCTTTTATCTAAAATGACCTTGGAAGAAAAAGTCGGACAACTCGTACAATATAGCGGCTTCGAATATGCAACAGGACCTCAAAATTCCAATTCGGCATCTGTTTTAGACGAAATTAAAAAAGGTAAAGTAGGATCAATGCTTAATGTTTCGGGTGCTGAAGAAACGAGAAAATTTCAGGAATTAGCTTTAAAATCAAGATTAAAAATTCCAATGTTATTCGGTCAGGACGTGATTCATGGTTACCGAACTACCTTTCCTGTAAATCTTGGTCAGGCTGCGAGCTGGGATTTAGGATTAATCGAAAAATCAGAACGAATTGCTGCGACAGAAGCTTCTGCTTACGGAATTCACTGGACTTTTGCACCGATGGTTGACATCGCAAGAGATCCAAGATGGGGTAGAGTGATGGAAGGTTCGGGTGAAGATACTTATCTCGGAACTCAAATTGGTTTGGCAAGAATTAAAGGTTTTCAGGGAAAAGGTTTGGGAAATCTTGATGCAATAATGGCTTGTGCAAAGCATTTCGCAGCATATGGAGCAGCGGTTGGCGGAAGAGATTACAATTCTGTTGACATGAGTTTAAGACAATTGCACGAAACGTATTTACCACCGTTCAAAGCAGCTGCAGAAGCGGGAGTTGCCACATTTATGAACTCTTTTAATGATATCAATGGAATTCCGGCAACGGCAAACAAATATATTTTAAGAGATTTATTAAAAGACAAATGGAACTATCAGGGTTTTGTGGTTTCAGATTGGGGAAGTATCGGCGAAATGGTTCCTCACGGGTACGCAAAAGACAATAGAGAAGCTGCCGAAAAAGCAATCAATGCAGGAAGCGATATGGACATGGAAAGCCGTGCTTACATGGCAGAACTTCCTAATTTAGTTAAAGAAGGAAAGGTTGATCCGAAGTTGATTGATGATGCAGCGAGAAGAATTTTAGTTAAGAAATTTGAGATGGGATTATTTGATGATCCTTACAGATTCAGCAACGAAAAAAGACAGAAAGAGCAATTAAACAATCAGGAAAACAGAAAATTCGGGAGAGAATTTGGTTCAAAAAGTATTGTTTTATTAAAAAATCAAAAAAATATTCTTCCACTTTCAAAATCGATTAAAACTGTTGCTTTAATTGGACCTTTCGGGAAAGAAACCACAGCCAATCACGGTTTTTGGTCGGTTGCATTTAAAGATGACAATCAAAGAATTGTAACCCAATTTGATGGAATCAAAAATCAGTTAGACAAAAATTCAACTTTACTCTATGCAAAAGGTGCCAACGTTGATGATCAGGACAAATCGATGTTTGCAGAAGCTGTAGAAACGGCAAAAAAAGCAGACGTTGTCATCATGACTTTAGGTGAAGGTCATGCGATGAGCGGTGAGGCGAAAAGCAGGAGTAATCTCCATTTCACGGGAGTTCAGGAAGATTTATTAAAAGAAATTGCAAAAACAGGAAAACCGATTGTCTTAATGATCAATGCCGGAAGACCTTTGGTTTTTGACTGGGCGGCAGACAATATTCCTACAATTATGTACAATTGGTGGTTGGGTACCGAAGCAGGAAATTCAATTGCAGATGTACTTTTCGGAACAATAAATCCTGGTGGGAAATTGCCGATGACCTTCCCAAGAACTGAAGGACAAATCCCTGTTTATTATAATCATTACAACACCGGAAGACCTGCAAAAAACAATACAGACAGAAATTACGTTTCGGCTTACATCGATTTGGATAATGATCCTAAATTTCCATTTGGTTTTGGTTTAAGTTATACTCAATTTAAATATTCTGATATGAATTTGAGTTCAACAAATCTTAAAGGAAATCAAAATTTAAATATCAATGTAAAAGTTTCTAATACTGGAAATTATGATGGGGAAGAAGTAGTGCAATTATACATCAGAGATCTGGTAGGAAAAGTGGTAAGACCTGTGAAGGAATTAAAAGGTTTCCAAAAAGTTTTCATAAAAAAAGGAGAAAGTAAGACCGTCAATTTTACATTAACTCCTGAAAATTTAAAATTCTATGATGATCAGTTAAATTTTGATTGGGAAGGCGGAGAATTCGATATTATGGTCGGAACCGATTCTCAAAATGTTCAGACAAAAAGAATTAATTGGTCAAAATAA
- a CDS encoding glycoside hydrolase family 30 beta sandwich domain-containing protein, whose translation MKFQKSYSFFLKSTALLFSGVVLLSLTSCKSVSTADNKVQIWLTRGDESVKLQQQTPISFVDTSNNFQNIEIDDSQKFQYVDGFGYTLTGGSVEVINRLSVSKRKALLNELFGKDKNSISISYLRLSIGASDLDGEVFSYDDLPQGQTDPTLSKFSLARDKDLIAMLKEILVINPKIKIIAAPWSPPVWMKDNGKSIGGSLKPEFYDIYAKYFVKYIQGMQKEGITIDAVTPQNEPLHPGNNPSLLMVSDQQKDFIKQSLGPIFKSNKIKTKIVVYDHNCNKPEYAINILNDAEANQYIDGSAFHLYEGDISALSTVYKAHPNKNLYFTEQWTGAKGTFNEDLNWHTKNVVIGSMRNWSKIALEWNLANDSEFKPHTPGGCTECKGAITVSDKENFTRNVGYYIIAHASKFVPANSQRISSNQTDNLSTVAFKTPEGKTVLIVQNYNKTDENFNIRYKNKTAPANITGSSVATYIF comes from the coding sequence ATGAAGTTTCAAAAATCATATAGTTTCTTTTTAAAGAGTACTGCACTGCTATTCAGCGGTGTGGTACTTTTATCTTTAACCTCGTGCAAGTCTGTTTCAACGGCAGATAATAAAGTTCAAATTTGGCTTACTAGAGGTGATGAAAGTGTAAAATTACAACAGCAAACTCCAATCAGTTTTGTAGATACATCTAATAATTTTCAGAATATTGAAATTGATGATAGTCAAAAGTTTCAATATGTTGATGGTTTCGGATATACATTAACAGGCGGAAGTGTCGAAGTAATTAACCGACTTTCAGTATCCAAAAGAAAAGCTTTATTGAACGAACTTTTCGGAAAAGATAAAAATTCGATCTCTATAAGTTACTTGAGATTAAGTATTGGCGCATCAGATTTGGATGGTGAAGTTTTCTCTTATGATGATTTACCTCAGGGACAAACTGATCCTACTTTATCTAAATTCAGTTTGGCGAGAGATAAAGATTTAATTGCGATGTTGAAAGAAATTTTAGTCATCAACCCTAAAATAAAAATCATTGCAGCACCTTGGTCACCTCCGGTTTGGATGAAAGATAATGGAAAGTCAATTGGCGGAAGCTTGAAACCTGAATTTTATGATATCTATGCAAAATATTTTGTGAAATACATTCAGGGAATGCAAAAAGAGGGAATTACCATTGATGCAGTCACACCTCAAAACGAACCGTTACATCCGGGAAATAATCCGAGTTTGCTGATGGTTTCAGATCAGCAGAAAGATTTTATTAAGCAAAGTTTGGGACCAATTTTTAAATCAAATAAAATTAAAACCAAAATTGTCGTTTACGATCACAATTGTAACAAACCAGAATATGCGATCAATATTTTAAACGATGCTGAAGCCAATCAATACATCGATGGCTCGGCTTTCCATCTATATGAAGGAGATATTTCAGCTTTAAGCACCGTTTATAAAGCTCATCCGAATAAAAACTTATACTTCACAGAACAATGGACGGGTGCAAAAGGTACTTTTAATGAAGATTTAAACTGGCATACAAAAAACGTTGTCATCGGTTCCATGAGAAATTGGAGCAAAATCGCTTTAGAATGGAATCTTGCCAATGATTCTGAATTTAAACCCCATACTCCGGGAGGTTGTACAGAATGCAAAGGTGCAATTACGGTTTCAGATAAAGAGAATTTTACGAGAAACGTAGGATATTATATCATAGCTCATGCTTCAAAATTTGTTCCTGCAAATTCTCAGAGAATTTCGTCAAATCAGACAGATAACTTATCAACAGTTGCATTTAAAACTCCTGAAGGAAAAACGGTTTTGATTGTTCAGAATTATAATAAGACAGACGAAAATTTTAATATTAGATATAAAAACAAAACAGCTCCGGCAAATATTACAGGAAGTTCGGTTGCCACCTACATTTTCTAA
- a CDS encoding enoyl-ACP reductase encodes MSYGLLKGKKGIIFGALNEQSIAWKVAERCHEEGAEFILSNAPIALRMGELNGLAEKTGSEVIGADATSTEDLDKLFDAAIAKFGKIDFILHSIGMSVNVRKGKHYTEMNYDWTEKGWDISAVSFHKVMRTAWEKNCMNEWGSILALTYIAAQRTFPDYNDMSDNKAYLESIARTFGYYWGERKVRVNTVSQSPTVTTAGSGVKGFGGFLGYAEDMSPLGNASALECADYCVTLFSDLTKKVTMQNLFHDGGFSNTGVTQKVIEKYDF; translated from the coding sequence ATGTCATACGGTTTACTTAAAGGGAAGAAAGGAATTATTTTTGGAGCCCTTAATGAACAATCTATCGCATGGAAAGTTGCTGAGAGATGCCATGAAGAAGGCGCTGAATTTATATTATCTAATGCTCCTATCGCTCTAAGAATGGGAGAACTGAACGGATTAGCTGAAAAAACAGGCTCTGAAGTAATTGGCGCAGATGCTACTTCTACTGAAGATCTTGATAAACTTTTTGATGCTGCAATCGCAAAATTTGGGAAAATAGATTTTATTCTTCACTCGATAGGAATGTCCGTAAATGTAAGAAAAGGAAAACACTACACTGAGATGAATTACGATTGGACAGAGAAAGGTTGGGATATCTCAGCAGTATCTTTCCACAAAGTAATGCGTACAGCGTGGGAAAAGAACTGTATGAATGAATGGGGAAGCATCTTGGCTCTTACTTACATTGCAGCTCAAAGAACATTCCCGGATTACAATGATATGTCTGACAATAAAGCATACTTAGAAAGTATTGCAAGAACTTTCGGATATTACTGGGGCGAAAGAAAAGTACGTGTGAATACAGTTTCTCAGTCTCCAACAGTTACTACTGCAGGAAGCGGAGTAAAAGGTTTTGGAGGTTTCTTAGGATATGCTGAAGATATGTCTCCACTGGGAAATGCATCAGCTCTTGAGTGTGCAGATTACTGTGTAACTTTATTCTCAGATCTTACCAAGAAAGTGACGATGCAGAATTTATTCCATGATGGAGGATTCAGTAACACCGGAGTTACTCAGAAAGTGATTGAGAAATATGATTTTTAG
- a CDS encoding family 16 glycosylhydrolase — translation MNIKFQHIIHLLIGGALAFCVEGCASNKPDSNRKLIWNDEFNGKGLPDSSKWNYDVGGDGYGNNEAQFYTKSRLENARMENGNLVIEARKENWEKNKYTSARLLTKGKLSFQYGTIEVRAKLPKGRGTWPAIWMMSENMKEWPDDGELDIMEHVGFNQGYIHASVHTKKYNHIIGTQKTDTLIVKNASEKFHIYKADWTPEKIDVYIDDQKFFTYENKEKTYESWPFDQPYFIILNLAVGGFWGGKEGIDDTIFPQKYYIDYVRVYKND, via the coding sequence TTGAATATAAAATTCCAACATATCATTCACCTTTTAATCGGAGGAGCTTTGGCTTTCTGTGTTGAAGGTTGTGCTTCAAACAAGCCTGATTCCAACAGAAAATTAATCTGGAATGATGAATTCAACGGGAAAGGTTTACCAGATTCTTCCAAATGGAATTATGATGTTGGCGGCGATGGTTACGGAAATAATGAAGCTCAGTTTTATACCAAAAGTCGTTTGGAAAATGCAAGAATGGAGAACGGAAATCTTGTCATTGAAGCCAGAAAAGAAAACTGGGAAAAGAATAAATATACTTCGGCAAGATTGTTAACCAAAGGAAAATTATCCTTTCAATATGGAACAATTGAAGTCCGAGCTAAACTTCCGAAAGGTCGCGGAACGTGGCCTGCAATCTGGATGATGAGTGAAAATATGAAAGAATGGCCCGATGACGGCGAACTGGATATTATGGAGCATGTTGGTTTTAATCAAGGTTATATTCATGCTTCCGTGCATACCAAAAAGTATAATCACATTATTGGAACACAGAAAACCGATACGTTGATCGTGAAAAATGCTAGTGAAAAATTTCACATCTACAAAGCAGATTGGACACCTGAAAAAATTGATGTTTATATAGACGATCAAAAGTTTTTCACGTATGAAAATAAAGAAAAGACCTATGAATCCTGGCCTTTTGATCAACCCTATTTTATCATTTTAAATCTTGCTGTCGGTGGATTTTGGGGCGGAAAAGAAGGAATTGATGACACAATCTTTCCTCAGAAATATTACATTGATTACGTAAGGGTATATAAAAATGATTAG